Proteins encoded in a region of the Malaciobacter mytili LMG 24559 genome:
- the flhB gene encoding flagellar biosynthesis protein FlhB: MADEDEKTEEPTPKKIEDAKKEGNVNKSMEVTGAAILFFGSIYLLFFSNHFWLQIKKLMMYSYSFIGQELDNSVLYTITYSMTITILTALAPIFALVILLTLITNWTQFGFVSTALKFDLQKLDPIKGFGNIFGVKKAIESFKLTLKLIIIMGVMVIVILLTGNDFLAMMDMNLYASLQKMIDLTIYYLAAILLIIIIFAIMDFYFTRYYYLKSLRMSKQDIKDEFKNMDGDPLVKGRIRRIQMQMAMKRMMSDVPDADVVITNPTHYAVALKYDNKVDTAPKVIAKGIDFLALRIKDVAKENDIPIIENPALARSLYDQIEISQEIPGDFYKAIAEIFAYVFELKKKKR; this comes from the coding sequence ATGGCTGACGAAGACGAAAAAACCGAAGAACCCACACCCAAGAAAATTGAAGATGCCAAAAAGGAAGGTAATGTCAATAAATCTATGGAAGTTACGGGTGCAGCTATTTTATTTTTTGGTTCTATATATTTATTGTTTTTTTCAAATCACTTTTGGCTTCAAATTAAAAAGTTAATGATGTATTCTTATAGTTTTATAGGGCAAGAGTTAGATAATAGTGTACTTTATACAATTACTTATTCTATGACAATAACTATATTAACAGCTCTTGCACCAATTTTTGCTTTGGTTATACTCTTAACTTTAATTACAAATTGGACGCAGTTTGGTTTTGTTTCAACTGCTTTAAAATTTGATTTACAAAAGCTGGACCCTATTAAAGGTTTTGGAAATATTTTTGGTGTAAAAAAAGCAATAGAGTCTTTTAAATTAACCCTAAAACTTATAATTATTATGGGTGTGATGGTAATAGTTATTTTACTAACAGGAAATGACTTTTTAGCAATGATGGATATGAATTTATATGCCTCTTTGCAAAAGATGATTGACTTAACAATTTACTATTTAGCAGCTATATTATTAATTATAATAATTTTTGCTATAATGGATTTTTATTTCACAAGATATTATTATCTTAAATCTTTAAGAATGAGTAAGCAAGATATTAAAGATGAATTTAAAAATATGGATGGGGATCCATTAGTTAAGGGTAGAATTAGAAGAATACAAATGCAAATGGCAATGAAAAGAATGATGTCTGATGTACCTGATGCAGATGTTGTTATTACAAATCCAACTCATTATGCTGTTGCTTTAAAATATGATAATAAAGTTGATACTGCACCAAAAGTTATTGCAAAGGGTATTGATTTTTTAGCTTTAAGAATAAAAGATGTTGCTAAAGAAAATGATATTCCTATTATTGAAAATCCTGCTCTTGCAAGATCTTTATATGACCAAATTGAAATTTCTCAAGAAATACCTGGGGATTTTTATAAAGCTATTGCAGAAATATTTGCTTATGTATTTGAATTAAAAAAGAAGAAAAGGTAA
- a CDS encoding flagellar biosynthetic protein FliR: protein MEAFLSLLNEAVVFKFLLLFARILSFVAFMPVYGHISVNPTIRVTFAFFITVFLFPIIEVQNIITEDTFILSLVSEITLGAVAAFFVHVIFSAVKIMGELVEYATALSMANMFDPSTGTQEGVINRLLYIIALVLFFETGMYEMTFVILVKSFSMIHLGYFDIFSYNGIQIIIDEINRLFAFAFAFALPLFFIAFILDLYYGYGTRSMPAFSPFVITFQLKFAIIFIFMIFGMEIFTQSFTNFFIQKFQ from the coding sequence ATGGAAGCATTTCTATCTTTATTAAATGAAGCAGTAGTATTTAAATTCTTACTGCTTTTTGCTAGAATTTTATCTTTTGTTGCTTTTATGCCTGTATATGGTCATATTTCTGTAAATCCTACTATTAGAGTTACTTTTGCTTTTTTTATAACAGTATTTTTATTTCCTATAATAGAAGTACAAAATATTATTACTGAAGATACTTTTATTTTATCTTTAGTTAGTGAAATTACTTTAGGGGCAGTTGCTGCTTTTTTTGTACATGTGATTTTTTCTGCTGTAAAAATTATGGGAGAGTTAGTTGAGTATGCAACTGCTTTATCTATGGCAAATATGTTTGACCCTTCTACAGGAACACAAGAGGGGGTAATAAATAGGCTACTTTATATAATTGCTTTGGTTTTATTTTTTGAAACAGGTATGTATGAAATGACTTTTGTAATTTTAGTTAAAAGTTTTTCAATGATACATTTAGGATATTTTGATATTTTTTCTTATAATGGAATACAGATTATAATAGATGAGATAAATAGGCTTTTTGCCTTTGCTTTTGCTTTTGCTTTACCTTTATTTTTTATAGCTTTTATTCTTGATTTATATTATGGATATGGAACTAGGTCTATGCCTGCGTTCTCTCCTTTTGTTATTACTTTTCAACTAAAATTTGCAATAATATTTATCTTTATGATATTTGGAATGGAGATTTTTACTCAATCTTTCACTAATTTTTTTATACAAAAGTTTCAATAG